TTATAAGATGGTGAGGACACCCTATGAAAGGCTGAAATCTTTGCCCCAGGCTGAGAGTTACCTGTGCCCCGGCGTAACCTTTGAAAAACTGGAGACAATTGCTAATCAAATGAGCGATAATCAATTTGCAGAAAGGATGGTAAAAGCTCGTTCCAATCTCTTTGAGCAAATCTTGAGATTTGCTAACCGGGTTGCCTGACCCCCTTTATTCAGGCTCATTTTTCAATTAGAATAGAGTTGCTATATAACAAAGGGGCCACCCATCTCGGGTAGCCCCCCCCATAATCCGCCTGGCTGGGCTACTATAATATTCATGCGTGCGCCTATTGCTGGGTATTATCCTTATGCCAGCATTTTCTTCATCTCCGCCCAGTCAATTACTGACGCCGGGTAGATGCCATCTATAGGTACATTTTCCATCTTGGCGCACGCATCTATTATCGCTTGCTCTGAGGGTGCTTCCCATAGGCAGACCATCTTTCCGGCTCCAACCGCTGCCCAAGTAGTAATACAGTAGGCGTCTGTGGTAAAGCTATCTATTGTGGCCTTAGTGATGGTCATTTGGTTCACGCTCGTCGCTGACTTTGGGTCTATGGTGTGAATCACCAGGTACCTTGCCATCTTAGTTATCTCCTTTTCTATCGAATTTATCGGGCTGTTTAAGTGCAATTAGCCGACCACTCCACCGCTCCCAGGTGAAGAAGTCAGCTTTTATCTAGCATAGGCATTACCTCCCTCGCTTTATATGCAGTGAGCCAGGGCTGCTTCTGCAAAATGCGCAATAGGCTATCATAGGAAGGGAATAATACTCCGTAATTCTTAGTTTGTCAATCCCAGTGTGATTGGAGCGCGGGAACAGGCCGTCAGGCTCAAGGATGCGGGTTGGCCGGATGCGGATTGGGGGCCGTAGGCATGTGGGCTATAACAGAGGGGGCACCCATTCTCGAGTAGCCTCCTATAATCCGTCTGGCTGGGCTCTTTTCGCTATTATACGTCCCATATATAGGTTGTTGCTAATGATTGTACTCTAGTCTGACTTGGTAAAAGCACAGAGCACAAAGTACCCCTGGAGAGAGTATTCTTTCCCCCAGGGGAGTTTATGATGCCCTTGACCGAGGAACACACCATTATCAATCCTTCTGAGTTGGTCAACTAGGCCAAACATACGCGAAGGAAAGCGGGGATAGGTTATAGAGAGACAGGGGTTCCGGTCAGTCAGCGACTTATTAACATAGGTGTCAATTGGAAATCGTTGAGGAAGAATTCGATTCCGGAATAGATTTATCCCTTTCCCTCTTTTCTCCTCATCGAAAAGAGTGATGAAACTCTTCCCTTTCCAGCGAGCCAAAGGGTTATCAAAGAAGATTTTGAGTGCTAACTTTCTCCACAACCCTGTTTTCGGATTCAATGCCAGAAGGCTTCCTACGGTGTCTCCTTCAATTTCTTTAAAAAGGGGTGCCTTACCTTCTTCAAACAATGGATGTAGGTCGTCAAAGGAATATTCTCGAAATCTAGCTATAATTGTTTGGACATCTTCAGTGGAATTAGGTTTTACAGACATATTTATCATCCTCCTTTAAGGCTTTAGGCAGTGCCACTCCATCTTTATGATCTCTCTTCTTTTTCTCATGAATGGAGAATACTCCGCAACTCTTTGCTTGTCAACATAGCATGGGAGGGACTTAAGGAAATGGGAATCATTGGAGATGGTCAAAAGATACACCAGGTCGGTTGAATATGAGGATAGCCTGAAGTTTTTATAAGCCGCCGCTGGGGTGAAGAGTGCATTATATTTAGTGTGATGAAAATCACATACAAACTACAGCGCATGGGGGTATAGTGAATGTTGGATAGTTTGGGTAGTAATAGAGTTGTGCTCTATTGCTATCGATGGTTGAGGGCCAAGGCATGTTGCCTTGGCCCTTCTTGTAAGAAGCTCTAAATTAAGATTCATCAGGTGGATATCCAATTTCTTCGGCCACTATCTATCTTACACCATCTCTAAATCCTCCTGCCCGGGCTACTCGCTCTGGCAGCTTTAGTGGTAGCTTGATATAGTATTAGGTGGCCGTTGGGGATATGTGCCTTAATCAATAGGGCTATCGGTTTGAGGTTTGCCTTGTACGTTACTTGAGGGTAAAAACCGATGTGTAAAGTAATATCACCTGGGGATATTCAAGAAAGGGGCTATCCATTTGGGGAAGCTCAATTCCTTAATATGCCGAATCATTATTCTAGCCCCCAAATAAGATATATTCCTCCCCATAGCGCAATAAAAGAGAGAATCGCCCCTATCAAGACATGATTCCAAGTGCTTCTCCTTGGGGGCTTACGTAACATTTTCCCTAGAGGAAACATTTGTACGGTTGCATAGAGAAGCCACAAACCCAAGATTAGTAACACCATACCGAAACCAAGGCTCACTCCCACTCCTTCAACCCCTTTCCATAGCCTTCCTATTATCCCCCCAAATCCGCCTGGCTGTGCTCTCTGCGATATTATAGCACTGTAGCAACAACAGGCATGTGGATGGCCATCACAAAGTGACTAGTATGCTTTTTGTGGTTAAGGGGGAGTTGATACGAAGCAAGGAGACACTGTGACCATAAAAGACTTAGGCAAGTGGGAAGCCTGGAGATGGTGCAGCGTTATACTCGCTCTGTGAGCTAGAGTGATGGCTTGAAGTTTTATAGGCGGCGATTGGGGTGAAAGGTTAGCTTTCTCGGAAGGCTATCCTAGCTATCACAGAGATACAGCACTTAGCATACTAACCTACCGTATATGTTCCTGTGCCGATTGCTATGAGACACTGTTTTTCATTATATAATTCCATGCGGGTGACCGCCAACTTTTTACCAGTACGTAGTACAGAAGCAGTTGCAGTGAACATCTTGCCTTTACCTGGCCGTAGATAGTCAACCCTTAAGTCAACTGTACTCATGTTTTTGAATTTCTTAACTAGTTCTTGCAGGGGTTGTCCTTTTATTTCCTTTAGCATTTTCCAAGCAACCACGGTGCCTCCTATTATATCTATCATGGCTGATATAACTCCGCCATGCAGAGCTCCATTCCCAGGGTATCCACGCAATTCATCTCGCATTGCAAGCTTGATATATATATTGTCGGCATCCATAGGCCCAACCGTGATGCCCAGGAATTCAAAGAAGGGCGGATACCTTCCCTGCAGACCAATTTCCCCTAGTAAGCCCTGATACTCGTCGTTAAAACCTTGCAAAGTTCCTGTCCCAGCTTTCTGATAGGAAATTCGATGACATTGCATTCAGTATACTTATATACTGCTGGTATGCATCCAATTTGTCAAGCTGACAGCCAAAAAAAAGCGGTGCAGCGATATACTCTCTCTGTCAGCTTTATTGATAGCCTGAGGTTTTACAAGCCGCCCGCCGCCAAGATATCCCCGGTTCGTTCCGTAGGGGTATGCGGCTGAACTTATACCTAGGATAACCCACCATCATCGCCGCATAGACTTGGTGGCCTTGCGGAAGCTCAAGCGCCTCCGTCAGCGGAGGGTAAGCGCCGCAAGCTACCTGGAAATAGCCTGCCCAGCATGCCCCCAGGTCCAAGGAATACGCCGCCAGCTCCAGATAGGTCATGGCGATGATGCAGGCCGTTTCACCCGGGGGCCCGTACGCCTTATCCGCGTGGGCCATGATGATATGGGGTGCGCTGCGTAGTATCCTATCCTCGCCTCTATCCCAGGCGTCCACCAGCCTGTCGAAACCCAAGTCGGTGGCTACCTTCGGATTTGCCTCGACTATGGAGCGCATCCACTCTGCCACTAGACCAGCGAGGCGCCGAGTCTCCTTCGTGTCCTCAACAATTAGCCACCGCACCGGCTGAGTATTATGCCCCGATGGAGCGTAGCGGGCGATATCGATCAGCTTTTGCAGAGTTTCTCGCAGCACCGGCTTATCCTTATGAGAACGTACGGAGCGCCGTGACTTTAATAAAAGCTCGACCTGCTCAGCAGTTGGCAGCAGTTTCCTGCTCAGCGGGGCGCACTCCTCCGCGTCCATTATGTCAATACTGACGGCTGCGGTGGGGCACACCGCGACGCAGTGGCCGCACTTGATGCACCGTTCCTCGCCATCCTCAATCATAAAAGGCAGAGACTGCGGTCCTTCCATCTCGATAATTCGAGGCGGGCACTCTGCAACACACATGCCACAAAAGTTACACTTATCACAGTCTACTGATAATCCGCTCACTGCTACCCTCCTAGCCAAGGATCCGGGTGGTTTCAACCTGCGACCAATCGGTTATAGTGTCGGGTTTTTCATTGTACCCTCCCTCTCTATATCCGCCTGGCTGTGCTCCCTGCTCTATTATAGCACTGTAGCAACAACAGGCATGTGGATGTCGGTTACAAAGTGACTAGTATGTTTTTTATAGCTAAGGCAGTATTAAGGTAGGTTGCATGGGGGATATTAGAGAGGGGCCACCCATTCTCGGGTAGCCCCACATGATCTGATTGGCTGGGATAACCCACGTCACCCTCCCACCCTCTCCAGCACCTCTTGCGTCCTGCGCAGTTGGTAGCTCTATCTCAGGAAGTGGTACAATAATCGGTGCTGGTCAAGAGAACCATCAACACATTTATAAAGCTAATCTTAGATAAAGAGGAGGAAATTTATGAGTAGTATGAGTGAAGTTGACCAACTGATATTGATGACAAGGGGCCTCAAGCTCCATCCCTTAGAGGAATATATAGGCATTAGGTTTGAGATGCTGGATTCTGAAGGTATATGTGCAAAATTCACAATGCGAGATGATTTGTGCGGATATCCTGGGGGTGGCGTTATACACGGCGGAGTTATAGCTGCCGCGATGGATATTATGGGGGGCCATATAATTACCTGGACTCGGTTAAAGGATGTCGAAGATCAACCCCCTCACGAACAAGTGAAAAGGCTAAAAAATATTGGAACCATTGACTTGCGGGTTGACTATCTACGACCAGCCAAAGGTAAAGAGTTCACTGCGACAGCTTCTATTATACGCGCTGGCAACAAGATAGTGGTCACCCGATTGGAATTACATAATGATAAACAGATACTTGTAGCTGTAGGCACTGGAACATATATAGTAGGTTAATATAGTCAGTTTTGTCTGGCCTGCTGCCATTATGACATTTCTTACTTATGGTGGCTATAAGTAAAGGAGGCGCGTAAGGCTCTGGAACAGGCCATCGGGCTCGAGGATGCTGGTAATCTGAGCGCCAGTAGTATCTCTGCATGGGTGGGGATTCATGTGTGCGACAATGTCCATATGGATGGCAGTTACAAAGTGACCAGTATGCTTTTTGTAGCTAAGGCAGTACTGAGGTAGCTTACATAGGGAAGCAGTGGGGGGTTCATGAAGTAGTCACAATATTGCAACGAGAGGTTGTGTTGGTAAGACAAAGAGAGGATATGCTCGCCCTTTTATCTAGAGCGATAAACTAAAATATGATGTATAATTAACAAACCTCAGAATGCTAGCTGGAGCGGTGCTATAGTAAATATACGAAAATAGGAATAATAAAGGGAGGTATGATGGTAGCAATAGTTACAAAACTCAAAGCCAAGAGTGGAGAAGAAGGAAAACTAGAGAAAGCTTTGCGAGACGTACTCCCAAAGGTAAGAGCAGAAGAAGGAACATTAGTCTATAGCCTCCATAAAAAACAGGATGACCCGACAACATTGATGGTTTTTGAGAAGTTTAAGGATATGGACGCATTACTGGTTCATGGCACCGCACCCTATGTCAAAGATATGTTAGATACAGTAATGCCTCTTCTTGATGGAGATATGTCCCTTGAAATCTATGAGGAAATTGCATGATTTCCTGAGATAAGGCCATTGCAGCCTGTATAGTAGAGAGGCCATCTATTATCAGGTCGCCCCCAAATTTATCGCTATTTAATGAAGCATTTGCTCAGGGAATATACGTCCCCCCAGGGAATGCTGTAATCGTGCCGACAAGGTATTGCGCCACCAACTGCAGGTCTGCTGAGTCAAGTGTGACGCTGTCATTTACGTCAGCGGCGAGGAAATCATTGCCAGTCAGCGTTATTGTCCCCACTAAACCCTGGGCTACCAGTTGAAAGTCTGCCGAATCAATGGCACCATTGCCACTGCCCAGCGGGTGGATATCACCCTCCAGTCTCGGTGTCCCAATACAGAAGTTGCAATCATTAACTGGGCTTGGCGTTATCGGCTGTGGGTCGCCTGCCGTCCCATCATACATCGATTGCACCTCGATATCCAGGTCGCTGCACTCTCCAGTACTGCCTACCGCATTTAATGTAACGGTGGCAAATGTGAAAGTGCCGGTTGGACCCGGTGAAAACCCTGTGGCCGCTGACATGGTGGTAGTGCTGCCTACTGTATTCGAGTAAACAGTGCCAAGGTCTCCAGCGGCTATATTGCCCACAGTAACAACAGCCGTATCAACGGTAAGCGTTATGGTAGCTGAACCTATGCCATCTGGATCACTGGTAGTTATGGTAATATCGACATCGGCGGTCTCACCCTCTGGCGCACTCGCGCAATCAATAGCTAACGAGGTACCTGGAGTAGGTGTAACTGTTGGCGTAGGTGTAGGCGAAGGTGTCGGAGTGGGTGTAGGTGTTGGTGTGGGAGTAGGACCTCCAGTAAATTCCACCTTATCAAGCCAGCCACAATCGCTGCCGCTATTTAGAGAGACGTCTTTGGTATATTCCCATTCCAGAATATGCGTACCAGAGCCTATGGAGTAGCCCTTCTGCTCCCAACCAACGGAGCCTGAAATCGATGTCTGTTGTGCCCCATCAATATAGAATTTAAGGTAATCATAGCCACTTTCGGAAGAGACTTTCCAATAAAACGTTAAGGCTCCGGGACCGCTAACTATAGTTCGAAGCCATGTGTATTGGCTATGGGTGATAGCGCCGCTTTGGGCGGCATCTCCATTGTAGTAGTAGGTGCTTGTCTGACCGAACCAATTGGCATTACCGCCGGTTGTCCATGGGAGCCCTGTGTTGTCTACTGCCTCCCCCAGGGTAACCGTTGGTGTAGGCGTAGGTGTAGGAGTAGGAGTAGGTGTTGGGGTAGGCGTGATTGTTGGAGTTGGACCTGCGCCTGTGGTTACTCTGGCCCGCAGGCAAGCGTTATAACCATAAGGCTCTAGATCATCCCAGGAGCTGCCATCGGTACTGTAGTAGCTCGCCCCGGTCTGTATCGTTGGCTCCACGATGCCACTTTCTTGCCCCTCCGCAGGCAAGGGGAAGTTATAGCCCGGCGTTGTCATCTCTACAGCAACACTAAACTGCTGGCCGTTGGTGAGCGAGACAGGGGTGCTCAGCGGTATTGAATAGTAGCCAAGCTCATCGCATGTTCCGGTCTGGTAGGCAAGCTGAGTTCCAAAGGAGCCATCGTAAACGTAAAGCTCATACCCTGCATTGTTGCTTGTTGTCCAGAACTCAACATGGGTTAGGTAGCCGTCCTGCCCCGAATTGAAGACACTGCCCATCCACAGGGTTGGACTACCCGCACCGATATCGGCTACATAGCCGGCTTCGTCCCAGTAATACAGATTCTCATTGGGGTCGTAGTCCTGGTAGCGATAGGAGGCCACCTCCTGCATGTTCGCCGAGCCGTAGCACAGATAGAAATACCCGCTATCCCCCCAGACGGTGCCCCAGCTATTCTTTACTATCCACGCCCCGGAGCCGCCACCAAGCGGGTGCGCTATGCCGTCATCCCACCCTACAATAGAGACGATGTGATTGCCATCTTCCGTGCACCCTGGATAGTAATAGATAGACCCCGGATATAAGTAGGCATCGTCATAATAAAAGGCCATGGAGACCGGACCGTAGTTGTAAATGGCATCCTTTACCGCGGCTGTATCGTTAGGGTCATCGGTTATCCAGCGATACCCCGTTACCCTCTTGATTGTGGAACAGCTATCGTCGCAGGGATCGGTGTTGATGGTGCCCGTGTTGTAGGGGTCACAGGACTCAAGCCTGGTTCCTTTCTTGGCGAGAAGATCGGCGGCAAGCCAGGACCAGCCACCTCCCATACAGCGGTTGTTAATCAGGTAGACCCATGACGGGTCGGTACAGCAGGCAACATTCTGTTCGGAGAAATTATACTCCACATCGTCCACGATCAAGACCCTCGATTCCAGTGCCGATAGGGTGCCGAATATCCAGCAGGTCCCGCAGGGATTCTGATTCTTAACCGGGGTCACATCGCCCGAATCCCTCCAGTCAAACGCGCTGGGCAGACCTACCTGTGCCCCTTCCCGCTGCACCGGGGTGTCCTGGAGGTGGCTCAGGTCCATCGGCGGGGGCAGATATCCGTAGAAGGGCTCCGGTGGATTCGCAATGCAGTCGATGAAGTCGGGATTGAGCGGCGCCGCCTCGAGCTTCTGCGGAGCCTGCTGCGACACTTCGGCGGCACCAGCCACCGCCAGCTGTTGTTGCAATGGGAGGTCGGTCACCGCTCCCTCTGGAGCCTGAGCCAAGGCAACTCCCATTAGACCAAAGGCAAATCCAACAATGAGGGCAATGGCCAGAATCCTGCCCAATTTTCTTTTCGTTATCTTCGCCTCACTTTCTTGAGTAGTCTTGCAGCAGTCTTGCCACTGAGTTGCCATTTGAGCACTGGGTCATGAAATGTACCGCTAGGATGTGTTTTTGTGTTACGGAATAATACTCCGTAATTCATTGTTTGTCAATCCCAGTGTAATTGGAGAGCAAGAACAGGCTGTAAAAGCTGCGGGTCGGCGGGATGTGGGTTGGGGGCATTAGGCGAGGGGCAATAGCAAGCATGTGGATGCGAGTCACGAAGTGACTAGTATGCTTTTTATGGCGAAGTCAGTATTAAGGTAGGTAATTCGGGGTGAAAAAAGAGGGGCCACCCATTATCGGGTAGCACCATATAATCCGCCTGGATGGGCTCTTACTCATCGGCAATTGCCACGACTGCCCTCTGATGTCTTAATCCTGTGAGCACAACGTGCCACAAGAACAAGCTCAGCACATATGCTGCAGGCAGACATCTCCCTCAGGGTTGCTGTTCACCCACCAATCGCACGTGCTATCGACGGACGGGATGCCCGCCATAAATTCGGGAACAAGCTTTGTCCACTCTATGTCTCCTGGCTGGCCGTCAGCGGTAGGCCACTCTCCATACTCGGTATTGTAAGCACCAAGGGCATCCTGAATGGCATCCCTGGCTTGCACGCATGACATCGGAATAATTGGCAGCGGAGTAGGCGTTGGCGTGGGAGTAGGTGTAGGAGTAGGAAACTCGATAATGGTTTCAGCAAGGTATTGCGCTACCAGCTGTAGGTCTGCTGCGTCAACCGTGCCACTGTCATCGACATCGGCAGCGAGGAAATCATCGCCGGTCAGCGTTGTAGTATGCACTATATGCTGGGCTACCAACTGGAAGTCTGCCGAGTTAATGACACCATCGCCACTGCCAAGCGGGTAGACATCACCCTCCAGTCTCGGTGTCCCAATCCCAATACAGAATTCGCAATCGGTGACTGGATCTGGAATTATCTTTTGTGGGTCGCCTGCCGTCGCATCATACATCGATGCCACCTCGATATCCAGGTCGCTGCATTCTCCACCAGTGCCTTCCGCATTTAATGTAACGGTGGCAAATGTGACAGTACTTCCATCCCAGCCTGGCCCGGGTGAACTGCCGGTGGCCGCTGACATAGTAGTGGTGCTGCCAACTGTATTCCAATAAACAGTGCCAAGGTCTCCACCGGCGACATCAACTACTTCGACAACCGACGTGTCGACTGTAAGCGTTATGGTAGCTGAGCCTATGCCATTAGCTTCATCGGTATTTATTCTCAGTTGGACATCGGCATTGCCCCCAACGGCTACAACTAAAGCGTCTTCAATAGATACCGATGTGCCTGGGTCGGCCAGTGCTACTGGCATCGCCGTTAACATCAAGGCAACCACCGACGCCAAAACTACGGCTGATATCTTTCTGATTACTATTGGCACACCTTCCTTTCTAATTATCATCCCTTGCTCAGGGAATATACGTTCCCCCAGGGAATGCTGTAATCGTCCCGACGAGGTATTGCGCCACCAGCTGCAGGTCTGCTGAGTCAAGTGTGACGCTGTCATTTACGTCGGCGGCGAGGAAATCATCACCACTAAGCGTTATTGTTCCCACTAAACCCTGGGCTACCAGTTGAAAGTCTGCCGAATCAATAGCATCATTGCCACTGCCCAGCGGGTGGACATCACCCTCCAGTCTCGGCGTCCCTATACAGAAGTTGCAATCATTAACTGGGCTTGGGTAGATGAGCTGAGGGTTGCCCGCCGTCGCATCGTAGAGCGACGTTACCTCAATATTCAGGTCGCTGCACTGTCCAACACTACCGACCGCGTTTAATGTCACCGTGGCAAATGTGACGGCACTCCCATCCCATCCCGGTCCCGGATGAGTACCAGTTGCTGCTGTTATGGTCGTGGTATCGCCTATGGTGTTCCAGGAAAACGCATTGGTAAGGTCTCCAGCCACCACATTGCCGACAGTAACAACGGATGTATCCACTTTTAGCGTTATGGTAGCTGACCCTATGCCATCTGGATCACTGGTAGTTATGGTGATGTCGGCTTCGCAACTGCCACCCTCAGTTACATCTGGGCAACACTCAATATCTACAGCGGCGGTATCAGCGGTTATTGGTGGCGGTGTGGGTGTGGGTGTCGGAGTCGGTGTGGGTGTCGGTGTTGGCGTCGGTGTAGGAGTAGGAGTAGGAGTAGGAGTAGGAGTAGGAGTAGGCGTTGGTGTTGGCGTCGGTGTAGGAGTAGGAGTGGGAGTAGGAGTAGGCGTAGGGGTTGGAGTTGGCATTGGCGTAGGCGTTGGCGTTGGCGTTGGCGTGCTGCACGGCACGTTAACGGTGGCCGTGTCTCCATCATAAGCCAGGTCCGAAGGGGATCCCACACAATAGCCAATTGCTTCCTGCCGGTTTACGTCCACGCCGCAAGCTATCACCGTGGTATCGAACTCGATGATTTTTTGCTCGCACGGTTCGAGCACCCAATCCGGGAATTCCCACATGAAGCCGTTGGGCGGCTCCAAAATGGGAGGAGTCGAGAAGGGAGTGCCATTGATTGTTACGTTGCCGGCATACTCAAGGCTGTCCGAGAGAATGTCGTGGACATTTATGTGGGTCAGGTTGCAGCAGGTACCGTCGTTGTGGATAACGCACGAGAATCTTACTGTATCGCCGATTTCGGCGGTGACCTCATCCACCCACTGACCAGTACCTTCGTCCCAGATTGTCTTATTCACGCTTATGCTGGGGACACAGGGTGTAGGCGTTGGTGTAGGCGTAGGCGTTGGCGTTGGTGTAGGCGTAGGCGTTGGCGTGCCGCACGGCGTGTTAACAGTGGCGTTGCCCGTGCCATAAGCCCAGTAGGATGGATCCTCAACACACGTGCCATTTGCCGTCACATTGTTTACGTCCACGCCGCACTCTATCACCGTGGCATTGAACACCATGTTTATGCTCTCCGACGGTTCTAGGGGGGTAAAACCTAAACTTGTCAGATTCCACGTATATGTGTAGAGACCAATCGATATCCCATCTAATTCTAACCGCGGGCCGTCGCCGTTAATTATTGTAGTAAGTGGGAGGTACTCCAGGCTGTCCGAGAAGATGTCGGTGACCACTATCTCGGTCAGGTTGCAGCAGGGACGGGTGTTGTGGATGGTGCAGTTGAAAGTCACGGTCTCGCCGAGTGCGGCAGTGACCTCGTCCACCCACTCTCCGGCACCCGGGTCCCACACCAGCTTCTCCACCTCGATACATGGCACGTAAACGGTGG
Above is a window of Dehalococcoidia bacterium DNA encoding:
- a CDS encoding C1 family peptidase codes for the protein MATQWQDCCKTTQESEAKITKRKLGRILAIALIVGFAFGLMGVALAQAPEGAVTDLPLQQQLAVAGAAEVSQQAPQKLEAAPLNPDFIDCIANPPEPFYGYLPPPMDLSHLQDTPVQREGAQVGLPSAFDWRDSGDVTPVKNQNPCGTCWIFGTLSALESRVLIVDDVEYNFSEQNVACCTDPSWVYLINNRCMGGGWSWLAADLLAKKGTRLESCDPYNTGTINTDPCDDSCSTIKRVTGYRWITDDPNDTAAVKDAIYNYGPVSMAFYYDDAYLYPGSIYYYPGCTEDGNHIVSIVGWDDGIAHPLGGGSGAWIVKNSWGTVWGDSGYFYLCYGSANMQEVASYRYQDYDPNENLYYWDEAGYVADIGAGSPTLWMGSVFNSGQDGYLTHVEFWTTSNNAGYELYVYDGSFGTQLAYQTGTCDELGYYSIPLSTPVSLTNGQQFSVAVEMTTPGYNFPLPAEGQESGIVEPTIQTGASYYSTDGSSWDDLEPYGYNACLRARVTTGAGPTPTITPTPTPTPTPTPTPTPTVTLGEAVDNTGLPWTTGGNANWFGQTSTYYYNGDAAQSGAITHSQYTWLRTIVSGPGALTFYWKVSSESGYDYLKFYIDGAQQTSISGSVGWEQKGYSIGSGTHILEWEYTKDVSLNSGSDCGWLDKVEFTGGPTPTPTPTPTPTPSPTPTPTVTPTPGTSLAIDCASAPEGETADVDITITTSDPDGIGSATITLTVDTAVVTVGNIAAGDLGTVYSNTVGSTTTMSAATGFSPGPTGTFTFATVTLNAVGSTGECSDLDIEVQSMYDGTAGDPQPITPSPVNDCNFCIGTPRLEGDIHPLGSGNGAIDSADFQLVAQGLVGTITLTGNDFLAADVNDSVTLDSADLQLVAQYLVGTITAFPGGTYIP
- a CDS encoding dockerin type I domain-containing protein codes for the protein MIIRKEGVPIVIRKISAVVLASVVALMLTAMPVALADPGTSVSIEDALVVAVGGNADVQLRINTDEANGIGSATITLTVDTSVVEVVDVAGGDLGTVYWNTVGSTTTMSAATGSSPGPGWDGSTVTFATVTLNAEGTGGECSDLDIEVASMYDATAGDPQKIIPDPVTDCEFCIGIGTPRLEGDVYPLGSGDGVINSADFQLVAQHIVHTTTLTGDDFLAADVDDSGTVDAADLQLVAQYLAETIIEFPTPTPTPTPTPTPLPIIPMSCVQARDAIQDALGAYNTEYGEWPTADGQPGDIEWTKLVPEFMAGIPSVDSTCDWWVNSNPEGDVCLQHMC
- a CDS encoding nickel-binding protein, which codes for MARYLVIHTIDPKSATSVNQMTITKATIDSFTTDAYCITTWAAVGAGKMVCLWEAPSEQAIIDACAKMENVPIDGIYPASVIDWAEMKKMLA
- a CDS encoding thioesterase family protein, encoding MQGFNDEYQGLLGEIGLQGRYPPFFEFLGITVGPMDADNIYIKLAMRDELRGYPGNGALHGGVISAMIDIIGGTVVAWKMLKEIKGQPLQELVKKFKNMSTVDLRVDYLRPGKGKMFTATASVLRTGKKLAVTRMELYNEKQCLIAIGTGTYTVG
- a CDS encoding thioesterase family protein, whose product is MSSMSEVDQLILMTRGLKLHPLEEYIGIRFEMLDSEGICAKFTMRDDLCGYPGGGVIHGGVIAAAMDIMGGHIITWTRLKDVEDQPPHEQVKRLKNIGTIDLRVDYLRPAKGKEFTATASIIRAGNKIVVTRLELHNDKQILVAVGTGTYIVG
- a CDS encoding putative quinol monooxygenase — protein: MMVAIVTKLKAKSGEEGKLEKALRDVLPKVRAEEGTLVYSLHKKQDDPTTLMVFEKFKDMDALLVHGTAPYVKDMLDTVMPLLDGDMSLEIYEEIA
- a CDS encoding nitroreductase family protein, which gives rise to MSGLSVDCDKCNFCGMCVAECPPRIIEMEGPQSLPFMIEDGEERCIKCGHCVAVCPTAAVSIDIMDAEECAPLSRKLLPTAEQVELLLKSRRSVRSHKDKPVLRETLQKLIDIARYAPSGHNTQPVRWLIVEDTKETRRLAGLVAEWMRSIVEANPKVATDLGFDRLVDAWDRGEDRILRSAPHIIMAHADKAYGPPGETACIIAMTYLELAAYSLDLGACWAGYFQVACGAYPPLTEALELPQGHQVYAAMMVGYPRYKFSRIPLRNEPGISWRRAACKTSGYQ